Genomic window (Hippoglossus stenolepis isolate QCI-W04-F060 chromosome 11, HSTE1.2, whole genome shotgun sequence):
taatgATTAATATATGATGAGTAATCATCATGGGACAGGAAACCATCAAAGTCACTCAacacttgtttcctcctcatccttctatcACGTTCTCCTCCATCAGTGTCAGTGCATCCATCACACAGTAATTATacagtaatcagattacttcacacatcagtggatcctaacctccactcaTTATTTGGAAATAGAGGTTTGAAGGTGAacacattttatgtattttttgtaagtgatctccagtgctCTCTGTGCGCATGACAGTCATTTTCTATATCTTTTTCAATTAAAGGTGTTTGTTGCATGAGCACAAATAACGATGTTGGTATTAATGTTAAAGttcggggcttacggacacttgatgacaccacaggagccgGATGGAGTCGTTCGCaggatgttttttctgttgttttttacgtttggtcaccagttacttcaattgtattagattCTGCTcttacactgtttacccctgagactccatcactgtggtgagtagataattagGGAATTCTCATTTTTCGATGAAGCATCCCTTTAAGAACATATCGAGGATTATAGGATTTATGTCTATGATTTAGAAAAACTTGTCCATGTAATTATCTTCAGCTGACTTACTATTGTAATGGTGTTCAAAGGCCTCTCAGCTAATTCAAAATGCTGCAGCTCGAGTCCTCACTAACACCAAGAAAGTGGATCATATTACTCCAGGTCTGAGATCTTTACACTGGCTCCCTGTCTGTCAAAGAATTGACTTAAAAATCTTTCTGTTGGTTTACAAAGCACTGAAAGGTTTAGATGATCTCCTGCTACGTTTTGAACCATCCAGACCCCTCAGGTCGTCTGAAACTGATCTGCTCTCGGTCTCCAGAGTCAAAACTAAACAGTGAGAAGCAGCGTTCAGTTTTTATGCTTCACGTTTGTGTAACAAGCTCCCAGAGAATTGCAGGTCAGCTGCAAATCttagttcttttaaatcaatgctaAAAATGTTGCCACAGCCTCAAACAATTACTAATTTCTCAAACTGCACTGTTAGtttcactcttttatttctatttaactCCCCACGCCACACGCTCTGCTTCGAATCCTATCTGGAAAAACATGGGTTAGGGTCCACATTTCATTTGTCTAATTAAATCTCTGTTGTTTCAGTCAGTTGCTGGTCTCCAAGTCCACTTATTTACTAAATCTTAGCATAAACTTGCCTTGTCTTTATATGGAGCAGCAGGCTTTCTTATGTGTGGGCTGGGGGGTTGTGGGTAATGTAGTCACCTGTGACACAGTGAGCAGCAGAACCCCGTCTCCTTAGCCtccactttttcttcttctttctttttctttctcctggtcttcttcttcttgctgttGGTGGTGCTCTGCAGTGAGCCAGTATGTCGCCTGCCAGTCGGACCAGGAACCATCACACTCAGGCTGGTGTCTGATTGGCTgccagctgtctgtctgtgtcgcACAAACATCTTAATGTTAACGGAACATTCTGACATTCGATGATTTTGATACTGAAGTGAACGATAATTTAAAGCTCAGAGAGGGTCATCAGAACAATGTCAATAAAGTTTTTGTATGACAGTTCCTCGGGCATCCACCTGTCTGTAAGCTCCGCCTCCTTCCCTCCTGCTTGTCTTATCAGTCGGCTCTTCCATCTGTCTGCAAGAATCAACGAGTTGTTGATTACTGatcattttaatattgatgACTGATTATTGATAGATCATCAGAAGACGAACTGACCTGAGCAGTTACTGTGGCGATGAGCGTTTTGTGATGCAACATTCCTGAACGtcctcagacagacagaacacgccgccgccgcctccgactcttcttcctcttcctccctccgtACCTTCCTGCAGTGGCTCCTCCAATGAGGTTCTAGGTCATTCCAGCTGTTGGCCGTCCAACTGCAGTGGACGCAGCTGAAGCCGCCGGCTGCTCGGTGAGACTGGATGTGAACGTCCAGGAGCCGCCTGGACGAAAGCATCAGAGGACACAGGAGACATGGCAGCAGAGTCCTCATCTGTTGACCGTTTGTCTTGCACTGCTTCCTGTCGTCCTGGGACGCACGGGGGGGGCGTTCTGGGGGAGGAAGGTGTTGGGTtggggaaggagggggaggatgtCTGGCGGCTGAGATGCGACAAAGTCCGAGAGTCATGAGGTGAGCAGACTGAGCCATCTCCTCCTTAGTGGCGGGGGGGTTGATGTGACAAGACAGATCCACTGAGCCCCCCTGCAGATGGAAGATGGACTCCgccccctccttctccttctcctccccctcttcctcctcaaacagcgTACTGACCTAATGAGGAGAAGAGACACATCTCACGTCTCACACATCCAACTGTCttttgtgcgagtgtgtgtgtgtgtgtgtgtgtgtgtgtctcaggtgtgTCACCTCACAGGTGTGTGCAACCTGCAGTCCTCCCTCCGTGCCGATGTCACAGGTGGGTGGGCTCATGTTGTCCAGCATGTTGTAGAGCAGGAAGTCCTCGTCCTCGTTGCTCTGCTTCGAGTGTCCGTTCAGGTCCAGCTGATAGGGCGATGCTCCCTGCTGGAGCCCCGCCTCATCTCCACCCTCAACCCCATCCCCTTCATCAGCCTCCCCCAGATAGGCGAGGGCGGGGGGGCGGTGCCTCTGCAGCAGGTGGCTGTTGATGGCAGGCTTGAGGCCGCAGGTGAACTGACAGAGTTTACACCGATACAGCTCCACCAGGAAGGACTCCACCAGCCCCCGCCTCCCCCGACAGACCCTCCACCTCCCCACAGTACAGACTGGAGATCACAGCCCCACCCACTACCTGCAGAGTGACAGGGCTGATGTCCCGGTACCTCTGCttcactgatgacatcaccacGACATCAGCAGGTTTCAGCCCGCTATCCTCTGATTGgacagaagaagcagaaacatcAGATATACAAAACATGTTCacaataaaattatttaaatctcaTCAAAGCGATAATATCTGAGTTTCCTCACCAAACAATACATAAAGCAAATCCCTAGAATATTagttaaagaataaaaaactgtataactcctcctccttctgcagAGAGGACCACGGATTATAATCGGACAATAAGAAATCATTCCTAAAATATACACAATAGAAGTGCAATATAattctgcttttttctttttaatgtgcaATAACACCATTAATGTGCAATTTGACTAACATACTGTTTTTGTTCATCATAATATGAATTCAATATCATTTGCAATATCCAGTATTACTTACTCCTTTATCATTTGTACTTACTGACCCTTTATTTAAGTATTAGTTTCTCTGTCTAATGTAACTTTGCTTATCTTATTCTCAGTTCTATTAAaattactgtgtttgtgtgtgtgtgtaactaaATTCACTTCATTCATGTTTCTCTGAACGTTTAACGATTCAACAACAGCAGAATGAGCACGACAGGAAACGGAGCTAACGGCTAACGGAGCTAACGGAGGAGCTAACGGAGCTAACGGCTAACGGTGAAATGAAGTAGCAGTTGCAGCAATAACGTTAAACGTTATAACGTTAAACAGAGATATAATTTAACACGTTTACAAACTCACCTGAAGAGACACTATTTACTTCCTCTACTTCTTCTTCTACGATTTGAAAGGAAACGTGGCCATTCTCTACCGCCACCTACAGGAGAGGGATTAGAAGGACAGGAGAGGTTAAAAAAGAATACATTTCTGTTTCCAGTTCATGgttaaatcaatcaaaaaaacattattaattaagaaacaaactgaattaacctctgttttatattgtgtattGATGAGCGTCTGTCAGCGACTGGAGGTCAGTCATagcaatcaatcaataaatcatcaataaaaacTCAGGAGAccttaaagtgtgtgtgtgtctttaataaCACTTTAATAACACTTGAATAACACTTTAATAACACTTGAATAACACTTGGATAACTCTTTAATAATTTCTTAATAACAAATTAATAACTCAtcaataactaataaataaaaccttattAACTCTTTAATAAAACCTTAACTCATCCCTTGTGTCTTGTTTCACATTCAGCTGTAAGTTAACGGATTACTTTATCTCTTCATTAAGGTCgtttaaagtaaaagtttcaGTGGGACAGTTTTCTGACCCCTCCCCCTAAGGCtgtaacttcctgtttgtctcatCTCTGAACTCTGTGGTTTAACCGACACCAAGTCAAcgacaaacacactgacagacgaAAAGACGGCTGTGAGTTCTGTCTGTCATTTTGTCTCTCAttctgtctgtaactgtctgtaactgtctgtcactctgtctgtaactgtctgtaactgtctgtcactctgtctgtaACTGCCTGTGACTGTCTGTCAttctgtctgtaactgtctctaactgtctgtaactgtctgtaactgtctgtcattctgtctgtaactgtctgtaactgtctgtcattctgtctgtaactgtctcTAACTGTCTGTAACTGAAACAGAATTTTGGATGAATGATGAGTATCTTCGTGTACTATTATCCCACAACAGCTGTTCATCATCTGTTCATCATCAAGAAAATGCAGTTCACCTACACCTTCAAACTGTtaaacttgattgattgattgattcctGTGAAGGTCACTGAATGACCTCATCCACAAGAATCTGACTTATGACCACATGGGTGACTTCATGAACATCACAGGATTCACCACCGAGGTAAGAAACGATCGGTTCAGTTAGTTATTGATTATTTTGGAATTTGATGAGGTAATTGATTGGTTTGACCAATGCATGGTAAACATGCAGCAGGTGAATTCACGTGTTTCATCTCTTCCAATTAGGTACCATCCTTTTTCACCACTGATGACTACTACGAGTATGAGGACCTGCTGTGTGACCGGGCACCGGTGCGGACCTTCAGGCGTTTGTTTGAGCCGCCGCTCTTCTGGATGATCACCCTGGTTGGCGGAGCAGGGAACCTGGCTGTGGTGTGGATCTACCTGAACTTCCGGCGGCGACTGAAAACCATGTCAGATGTGTACCTGCTGAACCTGGCAGTGGCCGACCTGCTATTCCTGGTCACACTGCCGCTGTGGGCGGCCGAGGCATCACACGGCTGGAATTTTGGCTGTGCCCTCTGCAAGGTCAACTCCGCCCTCTACAAGGTAAACCTGTTCAGCAGCATGCTGCTGCTAACATGCATCAGTGTTGACCGCTACGTTGTCATCGTACAGGCCACCAAGGCACAAAACTCACAGCTTGAGCGCCGTCGCCACAGTcggctggtgtgtgtgggggtgtggcTTCTGGCCCTGCTGCTGGCCACTCCTGAGCTCGTGTTTGCCACCACGGTTAACGTGGACTCTCAGCAGTACTGCAGGATGGTGTTCCCCACTTATCTGGGCAACCGCACTAAGATCCTGGTACTGTCGTTACTGGTGAGCATGGGGTTCTTCTTACCCTTCATCATCATGGCGTTCTGCTACAGTGTCATTGTCGCCAAGCTGCTCAATACCCGAAACTTCCAAAAGCACAAGGCCATGCGCGTCATACTGGTTGTGGTGGTAGTGTTCGTCATGTCCCAGCTGCCCTACAATGGCGTACTGGTCATGATGGCGACGCAGGCCTCCAACATGACTATGACGGACTGCGAGGAGGTGAAGCGTTTCGACATTGTGGGACAGGTGCTGAAGAGTCTGGCTTACATGCACGCCTGCCTCAATCCCTTCCTCTATGCATTTGTGGGAGTGCGTTTCCGCCACgatgtgctgcagctcctgcgCTTCAGCGGCAGCCGCTGCCTGCAACTGGTCAACAAGAATCAACTGAGTGAGACCAACAGGAGTCCGCTGAGCTCGAATCGAGCCTCGGTGATGTCAGACAGCGACACCTCACAGGTGCTGTCACTGTAACGACACATGTGACCTCAATTTTACACCTGAGCTGCCACAGACATCAATCTCATTACTCTCCATCATTTAATCCAGTTTTACTTCAAgctgttttaaaataattgaatCTTTTGTCTTTCCTGAATATTTCCAGGACTTTCTCAGAATTAGTTTgttgatgaaataaatgataaaCAAAGTGACCTATAGCTAGGTTTGGTCATGAAACTTCAGTTTTCTTCTCATATTGACTTTGTTGCATCTTTAACAGGAAGTGAATCTCATAATGGACGTAAAGAGAAGCAACGTGATTGAACTCATGTGTTACTCTCAGTGCGGCTAAAAGATGACAGATGCTCATGTGTAAATAGTTTTACTGGATGTTTTGGTCTTTGAAGATGCAGAGTTTGTTCATGTGAGCgtgagaaacaggaggaagtTGATCAGTCACACTggtttcttcacttcctcctcacatcctgtttatgttttcactctgttctgtaaaaacatctcaatgtttgtattcatttttgattgacatgtttttattcaaatgtgtgaaaaatataaaatgaaggctttttttctatttctaatgtaaaaaccttttagaaaaatacaaagtGGTTAAAAAATGGAGTCACTGTATTCATTTCAGACTGCAGACACACGACAGACACATAACACACATTGACTTTTTAAGGAAGTTTtccccctaattgacagtttcatattaaatcagattaatatgtctttgttaacCGGCTACATACCACAAGCTTTTAAGGTAGCTGTATTTAAAACTCTGCTTCAAAAGCCCACTCTTGATCCAGAGGTTTTAGCTGATTAGACCCAAATCAAACCTGACCTTTTCATGTcctcagataatggacttgtctcttACTGGTCCTGttggatcttagtgcagcatctGACCCCACAGATCATaagattctgttacagagactggaGCAACATGTCGGGATCAAAGGAACATcagactggtttaaatcatatttatcacatagatttcagtttgttcatgtgaacactgactcctccatgcacacacaagttagtcatggagttccacagggTTTTTTCCCTGGACCGATACTCTTCAGCTTATATCTGCtcctttaggcaacatcatcgAAAGATGCACCTCGTAACTTCCACTGTTACGCagacgacacccagctgtacatatatgaagcctgatgaatctaatcacttcGTCCAACTTCAGGAACAtctgagagaaacactgtctgaccagatagtccccttggtgttagtttggcccccagctccactgtgaggagcCTGAGTTAGGACCAGGACATgtgacccacatataaaacaagtctctaggacagctttcttccaccttgTCTCAGACAAgatgtcctctctctccctctctccctctccctccctctctctctctctctctccctctctccctctctctctgtctctctctctctctctctctctctctctccctccctccctctctctctctctctctctctctctctctcctctctctctctctctccctctctccctctcctctctctctctctctctctctcctctctctctgtctctctgtctctctccctctctctctctctctctctctctctctctctctctctctctctctctctctttccctctctctctctctctctctctctctctctctctctgtctctctctctccctctctctctctctctccctctctctctctctgtctctctctccctctctctctctctctctctctctctctctctctgtctctctctctctctctctctctctctctctctctctctgtctctctctctctctctctctctctgtctctctctctctctctctctctctctctctctctctctctgtctctctctctctctctctctctctctctctctctctctctctctctctctctctctctctctctctctccctctctctctctctctctctccctctctctctctctctctctctctctccctctctctctctctctctctctgtctctctctccctctctctctccctctgtctctctctctctctctctctctctctctctctctctctctctctctctctctctctctctctctctctctctctctctctctctctctctctctctgtctctctctctctctgtctctctctccctctctctctctctctgtctctctctccctctctctctctctctctgtctctctctccctctctctctctctctctctctctctctgtctctctctctctctctgtctctctctgtctctctctctctctctgtctctctctctctctctctctctctctctctctctgtctctctctctccctctcctctctctctctctctctctctgtctctgttctctctctctctctctctctctctctctctctctctctctctctttctctctctctctctctctctctctgtctctctctctctctctctctcttctctctctctctctctctgtctctgtctctctctgtctctctctctccctctctctctctctctctctctccctctctctctctctctctctctctctctctctctgtctctgttctctctctctctctctctctctctctctctctctctctctctctctctcttgtctctctctctctctctctctgtctctctctctctctctctgtctctctctctctgtctctctctctctctctctctctctctctctctctctctctctctctgtctctctctctttctctctctctctctctctctctctctctctctgtctctctctctctctctctctctctctctgtctctctctctctgtctctctctctctctctctctctctctctctctctctctctgtctctctctctcgctctctctctgtctctctctctctctctctctctctctctctctctctctctctgtctctctctctctctctctctctgtctctctctctctctctctctctgtctctctctctgtctctctctctctctctctctctctctgtctctctctctctctctctgtctctctctctctctctctgtctctgtctctctcttctctctctccctctcctctctctctctctctctctcttctctctctctctctctctctctctctgtctgtgtgtgtgtctctctctctctctctctctctctctctctctctctctctctctctctctctctctctctctctctctctgtgtgtgtctctctctctctctctctgtctctctctctctctctctctctctctctctgtctctctctctctctctctctctctctctctctctctctctctctctctctctctctgtctctctctctgtctctctctctttctctctctgtctctctctctctctctctctctgtatctctctctctctctctctctctgtctctctctctgtctctctctctcttctctctctgtctctctctctctctctctctctctctgtgtctctctctctctctctctctgtctctctctctctctctctctctgtctctctctctctctctctctctctgtctctctctctctctctctctctgtctctctctctctctctctctgtctctctctttctctctctgtctctctctctctctctctctctctctctgtctctctctctctgtctctctctctctctctctctgtctctctctctctctctctctctctctctgtctctctctctctctctctctctctctgtctctctctctctgtctctctctctttctctctctgtctctctctctctctctgtctctctctctctctctgtctctctctctctctctctctctgtctctctctctctctctgtctctctctctctttctctctctctgtctctctctctctctctctctctctctgtctctctctctgtctctctctctctctctctctctctctgtctctctgtctctctctctgtctctgtctctctctctctctctgtctctctctctgtctctctctctgtctctctcctctctctctgtctctgtctctctctcctctctctctctctcctctctcctctccctctgtctctctgtctctctctgtctctctctctctctctctctctctgtctctgtctctgtctctctctctctctctgtctctctctctgtctctctctctgtctctctccctctctctctgtctctctctctctccctctctctctctccctctctccctctccctctctgtctctctgtctctctctcttgtctctctctctctctctctctgtctctgtctctgtctctctctcctctctctctctctccctctctctctccctctctgtctctctgtctctctctctgtctctctctctctctctctctctgtctctctgtctctctctgtctctctctctctctctctctctctctctctctgtgacacacacgCCACAGATAAACCGATTACCTGATAAATTGATAAACAGCCTTAGTCCTTTACTTTAAGTTTCGATTCTTTggtttattattgattattgaatGAATTGTTTCTACCGGAAGCTGCCGGAGATGTAGTATCACTGAGGGACCTGCGGGAGGCAGCAACGCTGTGCTGCGGCTCCacagctgaagaagaagaaacccgGAAGTGTCAGGTTAGCGGCTTGTTGTTCTCGCTCGTCTGTAAATGTGAGTAAAAGCTTCTGATCGAGAATCAATAAGAAACCAATCACCCACAGCTGTGATGTTTATGTTAGTAACGACGGAACATGAGAACAGATATAACGTGTTTTCATAtatcagtttaaaaaatgtattgaacatAACTTTTAACAATAGATGAATATGATTTATAGATTTTCATCtataaataaattcatgaaaATGATTTCAGTGCAGGAGACCTATTAAATAAGTAGCTGAAGAGATATGTCCCcacagataaaacattttacagatgcaaaaaactatttaatatataatttattaaaCAAAGGAGAGTTGACCATTTCTTCAAATACTACAGTGAATATGGTATATACCCATCAAACTGTATTAATCCCTGTATGAGAGACATCATGATTCAGCATGCCATCAACATTAAGTGATATACAATTCTTTAATATCTATCCAAAATCGATTACTTACAGGGCAAGAGAAAAACAGGTGCCTCCGACACGCTGCATAGGGAGCAAAGGACTTCAAATTTAAACCTTTTCTTAAAGAATTATGCACCTGGATAAACCATATGGACTATTTTGAAGTGGGTTTCTCTGACCTTTATTGTTAttacacttttttcttttaaattcaaatcattAATCATAAACTTTGGTAAAATGGATTTAACGTTTGCAGACATTACTATATTTATAATAAGCGACGGAGgggttttcttttcaaagcTTTTTATACTCTATGTACATCTTATATAAAATTTACCccaaaaagggttagggttagggtaaccCTTGCAGTCCAGTACATAATTTACAACCAATGTCCACTatcattatttttgtgattAATATCATTACCCGGAAATCATCACACCAGCCGAAAACTGTCTCCACTGCTGTTTCCAGAATTTCGTGTCCTCCTCAGCTGAATGAGTCTcttgcagaaaaacacaatttcccttTTGCTTCTTACAGTAAAGAAAGATTTCCTTGCGTTTCACATCATTTTTCAATCCCCTAGGTTTTAAAgatatgaaagaaaacattaaagaagTCAATAATCTCTAGAAAATGTGTATAAAGGATATTTTAAAGATGTGCAGGACTGAGTAACTTGACCATACATGTTAAGTGCAATAACCGTCAGGGAGAAGGAACAGCCAAACCAGATGCAGCGTACCTGTGTAGAGCAACACAGTTGTTCATCCAGGTtctttgtttgtcagtcagGACGTATCCTTTCTTTCAGGAACACTCTTTCCTTGGCTTCCTGGACAAGTGGCCGCAGCTTGACTCGGCATCCCCTAACCCTCTTTGGAGAAATCTTCCCAGAAATGTTCTCATTACGAATTGGATCATGATTTAcctctgtgtgttgttggaAGTAGCAGCATTGGCCTTTCTTCCCAGGCGATGGACAGTATCCGCGGTGTCTCACTGCCGGACcactctccatctttctctggTAGACCGGCCAGCTGCAGATTCCACAACATGCTCTTCATGTGCATTTCTTTTTGAAGATCCCCGACCATTTCTTGAAGAACAACGATTTCCtccttattttttatttctcgtATATATCTTCGTCGTCACACGTCTTGTGGAGAGCTGCCAGGTTATAGTCGTGGTCAAACATACTATTCAGTCATCTTGGTTCTAACAACAATCATTTAACTTACTAAATCGACGGACTGACACATGCTTCATGATGCAAGAATTTACTTTACAAGGACTTTATCAAAACTTTTTATCGGAGCCTGCAAAATAGCTGCTACTCACTCCGCCATCTTGGAACCCCCTCCATTTCTcatcaaatgtttcatttctgtttgtcctgagacaggaagtgacatcatctctgactctgacatttcctGTTCCTTTAGCTTTTTCTTCACTGgtcaaaaacaggaagtggcatcttgttaaatatacaaaatggcCGACCTCTGGCAAAACGCCATGGACCATGCTGTCGCCATCGCACGGAAATCTGGAGaggtcattttatttcttttatatattttttgtcatatttatcCGTCATCAGATCAGACAGAAATTGTATTGATCTGTGTATTGATCTGTGTTTTGATCAGGTGGTACGTGAGGCTCTGCGTGACGACAGGAAGGTGATGACGAAGAGTTCATCCATCGACTTGGTGACGAAAACTGACCAGAAGGTTGAGCATCTCATCATCCAATTAGTGAGGGAGAAATTCCCCACACACAGGTAGGAACCCCCTCACAGTGTGTGACTGAAAGCTTAAATAATTACACAGAtcaactttgtgtgtgtcaggttcaTAGGGGAGGAGTCAGTGGCGGCAGGTGAAACATGTGACCTGACAGACAGTCCCACCTGGATCATCGACCCCATCGATGGGACGACCAACTTTGTTCATGCGTCAGTTAATTAATGAAACATGTTTAATGGCATCATTGTCATCAAGATGTTTAGTGACTGTTACTGTGACAACGCTCACTGACCTTTTTAATAACCTTCTTGTCTCTGACAGTTTCCCTTTTGTTGCTGTTTCCATTGGCTTCTACGTCAAAAAGCAGGTAAGAGGTCACATCAATACAGTGCTGCCATCTACAGGACCACAGCAGTACTAGAGTTAATCAGTCTGGTTCTGTGTAGTTCAGATGTTCTAGTACACTCTGTCTGGATGTCATCTATGGTTCTGATGTTGTAGAACAGTCTGAAGGTTCTCTGTGGTTCTACTGTTCtatgtctctcctc
Coding sequences:
- the si:dkey-154p10.3 gene encoding zinc finger protein 84, with product MLDNMSPPTCDIGTEGGLQVAHTCEVSTLFEEEEGEEKEKEGAESIFHLQGGSVDLSCHINPPATKEEMAQSAHLMTLGLCRISAARHPPPPSPTQHLPPPERPPRASQDDRKQCKTNGQQMRTLLPCLLCPLMLSSRRLLDVHIQSHRAAGGFSCVHCSWTANSWNDLEPHWRSHCRKVRREEEEEESEAAAACSVCLRTFRNVASQNAHRHSNCSDRWKSRLIRQAGGKEAELTDRQTAGSQSDTSLSVMVPGPTGRRHTGSLQSTTNSKKKKTRRKKKKEEEKVEAKETGFCCSLCHRKFSSKLTLRRHLGVHGGERPFTCPHCSYSSRLRASLLQHLRTHTGEKPYRCGQCPYASIDRSSLIRHSRTHSQEKPHRCTHCDYSSIQKKSLDLHARRHHTGEAFPCRQCVYSSPDRQLLLRHVRRHHAPSQHAAL
- the ccr9a gene encoding C-C chemokine receptor type 9a, encoding MGDFMNITGFTTEVPSFFTTDDYYEYEDLLCDRAPVRTFRRLFEPPLFWMITLVGGAGNLAVVWIYLNFRRRLKTMSDVYLLNLAVADLLFLVTLPLWAAEASHGWNFGCALCKVNSALYKVNLFSSMLLLTCISVDRYVVIVQATKAQNSQLERRRHSRLVCVGVWLLALLLATPELVFATTVNVDSQQYCRMVFPTYLGNRTKILVLSLLVSMGFFLPFIIMAFCYSVIVAKLLNTRNFQKHKAMRVILVVVVVFVMSQLPYNGVLVMMATQASNMTMTDCEEVKRFDIVGQVLKSLAYMHACLNPFLYAFVGVRFRHDVLQLLRFSGSRCLQLVNKNQLSETNRSPLSSNRASVMSDSDTSQVLSL